A window of the Ostrea edulis chromosome 1, xbOstEdul1.1, whole genome shotgun sequence genome harbors these coding sequences:
- the LOC125651592 gene encoding nuclear mitotic apparatus protein 1-like isoform X1 has protein sequence MDPGKRDALVAWLDSFCEDRSITCINDVSSGTDFLDFISRHDCSKNFSNTPLSKESIFTLIRETLEGIYATNLTGESSIIDFTAVLHPDVSAEKLEFELAKILLALIGAYFHPTNGDIGVFAKIALTLPTEKQAQFLQMLEHVLSKDLDEEFVGVLSKKLDSDPDGALFLKLVTTHPGPEASTPLLEQSFNFASRCINGSIRDSPIPGHHNSSVANLSVLEINSPLRMMSLNSPTPASFGDLMHSPQLMQKAQLRQKDREIKRLEFSLRSEQHLRCELEMDLKEKCSTLEQKEFKIRELEVAIREQRKLQDAVDELDQVHNLNEKLNQDLQSCKAKMTDFLEMKQQKEYFEKQHEETLTQLNQMEEAMHSLESLKKSHHEYRSKCHTQEVEISMLQTTLQHRAEEIEALKGQLSTMNEARHGAIQQFNDMKREKEELEEMFAATGMGGSTGENMGVVTDIRIRDLEAELYQLKSAWIDPIAHDQVKKDLLQMTEAKETYQTKFSEVHKDLLAAQSEFDAMQSKATSLEFQLTKSQQLSQQQDETIKSQTRKLREEQETLACVRLSEEGLQTRCQEMEESITSLKKELARNQAEYTLLTEEFEREKQMHETRRQTMTTSYDTVLSEKKSLEQSLNKEKASLMIQIEDLQIRLDSKTGQARNSEEVLKTKLAAAQNSVKQTEIVLENERWTKDNVIKALKEEMTQLKEEIKQTEEKLNAQLREARQQEESTQWEITQRDQSIEELRQQLEAMRSQSREEQDQHQEERNSLTQDLSLLQSEKERLKANCVNFQEKIDNMSVKNKSQLEELQSQLSSWQDKHQLSVHDNQKSVEQLSELKAKIEEKEQKFESLNTNWMREKEKNVFLSNRVSDLESDYNAEKCSSENKTMEVNRQKCEIETLQRSLNNTRQENDEFKMEILELKTSYKNLESDMQNTVDDMKNDISKITSQNKKLQSEHENLQMVSMEKEQTMKKELNRLEQTRNDLENRLQQEIDFHQEQLRQHEVASEQNQKINVEVLMLRQHLNHREAELETVREEVQKKQDTLEENSGQMALVKKIAEVKQADNEQLQQKIQQLEKKVKEMKERELNLNKAQNRMKTERDQFEKRLQDMETTVGQLSRECDSLEVEKNKLNGLVANLRSSLGDVRAQRDELQTQIDQLTTDKAKQVQIIYDHEEEAQELQQKITSLKEEVDSLTKQTFASQSVIQQSASECERLKEKNNRLETEIQTLSCQLNDQSQQRESLQSRNQDLEGQVINLHNELETEKRNLHSSVSEKDEAQRQVETLTEEITSLESDLNSKTREFIAELKEKGQYITQLEERNKNLESNLSGEKIISERLLEEKSDLDKMILDLNENSEHLRNSLKQIRVENSNTLSELESLISRNNDMENELNLKVNECDNLVKEKQSLCEMIETLKTSVNQLTSQQEQNLNQLGDMSEKFSEANKQLECKETEAEKLRLDYENSVEEKKQVISEYGEQIRTLCEEHQENVSALKEENSQLKQKSEEELKSLVVDITATNHELKDARDRRMANERTIVELEKQCKVEREAKREMKAMFEKTIQELQEDVDFRTKRYQELENQTHRKLEEKESYWRAQLAQLENEYSRASEEVKENYSSEMTEKLHQMTHQYEAMVAEKEGMLSNQRLIFQDRVSHLENRVAQRQREVEDARGKAKKLEDLLTEELTSHRELKSITRELKDKIMDKDNVIKERNIAIAQLQMTASEKETDIASSCQQISTLQQDIQFLQDKVQCLSEDIENQTHNTGDLQKEVELYKEERDTALAEVNSYKQQLDAVEAERDKWQEENEGYSEKLEKFQENFNYKLKQAELKVLETQNQKENAELSLKNEIHSWQKKLYEEGETKEKLENELKQALVENEKAQRMLDSYKVHYSKKKELIEIQNQEVEAHRNVARDFRQKCDKLTLDNKVLKQNYDAMKSEAAAYKSRLDKAEKDLAPIKEELQAECLKNKLLNNDIRSVKVQLDHATRQLRDLNKNGCKVTENAELFSTNKVIDSIKMQDHEMGHALFGQTETKMVLRPREAIDSLDDSIFMESPHKKEHFKTVSNITLKSEVMDALSERRMSLRSHSQRLSSCDMNQSLYSTSSTASTASVPRGVFHCEDEPEEFEWNRLTELQRRNTLCPAHLKTSYPVETQHVKPQEFTDDALRYSMMPSGKKRKNEQLSDEDDTKSSMHLRSIKQAKHGSVPQKSAPLTPAKPETPSSARKSKKTPKKTPGKLRTPKLSTNRENSSSVKKSRLGGLKFSIGFTPKDKNKENTKSTSKVGNLVKLFEAQGSQSSQNESKFPTPVANKCIKTSTPVQHKNVEMKSSNYEIPAVPKSKDPELSTSVKEGDIRIKTPTKLKSSKFHTPVRSKHKIPADPMKLAVTPVKAFGSFIQRISTPKRSHRVKPMEFNVKE, from the exons ATACTGCTGGCATTAATAGGGGCTTACTTCCATCCAACCAATGGAGATATTGGAGTCTTTGCCAAGATCGCCCTGACCCTACCTACAGAAAAACAGGCACAGTTTCTTCAGATGCTAGAACATGTCCTCAGTAAAGACTTAGATGAAGAGTTTGTGGGAGTTTTATCCAAAAAATTGG ATTCTGATCCCGATGGTGCTCTTTTCTTGAAACTAGTGACCACCCATCCAGGCCCAGAGGCATCGACGCCATTATTGGAACAGTCATTCAACTTTGCCAGTAGATGCATCAATG GCTCTATAAGAGACAGTCCAATTCCTGGTCATCACAACAGTAGTGTCGCTAACCTTTCTGTACTGGAAATCAACTCCCCACTTCGCATGATGTCCCTCAACTCCCCAACACCTGCTTCGTTTGGGGACCTCATGCATTCCCCTCAGCTCATGCAGAAG GCACAGCTTCGACAGAAGGACAGAGAAATCAAGCGATTGGAGTTCAGTCTCCGCAGTGAGCAACACCTGAGATGTGAACTGGAAATGGatctaaaagaaaaatgttCCACACTGGAACAGAAAG AGTTCAAAATAAGAGAGCTAGAGGTAGCTATTAGAGAACAGAGAAAGCTACAAGATGCTGTTGATGAACTGGACCAAGTGCATAATCTCAATGAAAAACTGAATCAGGATTTACAAAG TTGCAAGGCTAAAATGACTGACTTTCTAgaaatgaaacaacaaaaagaATATTTTGAGAAGCAGCACGAAGAAACCTTGACACAGTTAAATCAGATGGAAGAAGCT ATGCACAGCTTGGAATCCTTGAAAAAGAGTCATCATGAGTACCGTAGCAAATGCCACACACAGGAAGTGGAAATCTCCATGTTACAAACAACACTTCAGCACAGAGCTGAGGAAATAGAGGCCCTCAAGGGACAACTGTCCACCATGAATGAGGCACGACATGGTGCAATTCAACAGTTTAATGACATGAAACGAGAGAAAGAGGAACTGGAAGAAATGTTTGCTGCAACTG GTATGGGTGGAAGTACTGGAGAAAACATGGGAGTGGTAACGGATATCCGGATCCGAGACCTAGAGGCCGAGTTATATCAGTTGAAGTCTGCCTGGATTGACCCCATAGCTCACGATCAAGTGAAAAAAGATCTGCTGCAAATGACAGAAGCCAAAGAAACTTATCAG acaaAGTTTTCTGAAGTTCACAAAGATTTACTGGCAGCTcagagtgaatttgatgcaatGCAGTCAAAGGCCACCAGTTTAGAATTTCAGCTTACTAAGAGTCAGCAGCTTTCTCAGCAACAGGATGAAACCATCAAATCACAGACCAGGAAGCTTAGAGAGGAGCAGGAGACCCTGGCATGTGTCAGATTGTCAGAGGAGGGTCTGCAGACACGCTGTCAGGAGATGGAGGAATCTATTACGAGTCTGAAGAAGGAGCTGGCCCGCAACCAAGCAGAGTACACGCTACTAACAGAA gAATTTGAACGTGAAAAGCAAATGCATGAGACTAGACGACAGACAATGACAACATCCTATGATACAGTTCTATCTGAAAAAAAGTCTCTGGAACAGTCATTGAATAAAGAAAAGGCCTCATTAATGATTCAGATAGAGGACCTTCAGATTCGACTTGACTCCAAAACTGGGCAAGCTCGAAATTCAGAAGAGGTTTTGAAAACTAAACTTGCAGCTGCACAAAACTCCGTGAAACAGACAGAAATTGTTCTGGAGAATGAGCGATGGACCAAAGACAATGTAATAAAAGCTCTAAAAGAGGAAATGACACAATTGAAAGAGGAAATAAAGCAGACAGAGGAAAAACTAAATGCTCAGCTACGTGAGGCCAGACAGCAGGAGGAATCAACTCAATGGGAGATCACTCAAAGGGATCAAAGTATTGAGGAGTTGAGGCAGCAACTGGAGGCCATGAGGTCCCAAAGCAGGGAGGAGCAAGACCAGCACCAAGAGGAAAGGAACAGCCTTACACAAGATCTCAGTCTACTGCAGAGTGAGAAGGAAAGATTAAAAGCTAACTGTGTGAACTTTCAAGAAAAGATCGATAACATGAGTGTTAAGAATAAGTCTCAGTTAGAGGAACTTCAGAGCCAGCTGTCATCTTGGCAGGACAAGCACCAGTTGAGTGTTCATGACAATCAGAAATCTGTGGAGCAGTTGAGTGAACTCAAAGCTAAAATCGAAGAAAAGGAACAGAAGTTTGAGTCTTTGAACACAAATTGGATGAGGGAAAAGGAGAAAAACGTGTTCCTCAGTAACAGGGTGAGTGATCTAGAAAGTGACTACAATGCTGAGAAGTGTTCCTCTGAGAATAAGACCATGGAAGTGAATAGACAAAAGTGTGAAATTGAGACACTGCAGAGATCTTTGAATAACACGAGGCAAGAAAATGATGAATTCAAGATGGAAATTTTGGAACTGAAAACTAGCTACAAGAACTTGGAATCAGATATGCAGAATACTGTGGATgatatgaaaaatgacatttctaAGATAACATCACAGAACAAAAAGTTGCAAAGTGAACACGAAAATCTTCAAATGGTTTCAATGGAGAAGGAACAGACGATGAAGAAGGAACTGAATAGATTGGAGCAGACAAgaaatgaccttgaaaatcgTCTACAGCAAGAGATTGATTTCCACCAGGAGCAGCTCAGGCAACATGAGGTAGCAAGTGAGCAGAACCAGAAGATAAATGTAGAAGTATTGATGTTACGTCAGCATTTAAATCATAGAGAGGCAGAACTTGAAACAGTAAGAGAAGAGGTTCAGAAGAAACAAGACACATTGGAAGAAAACAGTGGCCAGATGGCACTAGTGAAGAAGATTGCGGAGGTCAAGCAAGCAGACAATGAACAACTCCAGCAGAAAATCCAACAACTGGAAAAGAAggtgaaagaaatgaaagagaGAGAATTGAACCTTAACAAAGCACAGAACAGAATGAAGACTGAAAGGGATCAGTTTGAAAAACGTCTGCAAGATATGGAAACAACAGTTGGACAATTGTCCAGAGAGTGTGATTCTCTTGAAGTTGAAAAGAATAAACTGAATGGTCTGGTGGCAAATTTAAGGAGCAGCTTGGGGGATGTCCGTGCACAAAGAGATGAACTTCAGACGCAGATAGATCAGCTAACCACTGATAAAGCTAAGCAAGTCCAAATAATCTATGACCATGAAGAGGAGGCTCAAGAATTGCAGCAGAAGATCACAAGTTTGAAAGAAGAAGTTGATTCCCTAACAAAGCAAACATTTGCCAGCCAGTCTGTCATTCAGCAATCTGCCTCAGAATGTGAGAGATTGAAAGAGAAAAACAACAGATTGGAAACTGAAATTCAGACTCTGTCTTGTCAATtaaatgatcaatctcaacaAAGGGAATCACTCCAAAGCAGAAACCAGGATTTGGAAGGTCAAGTAATAAACCTTCACAATGAGCTGGAGACAGAGAAGAGAAATTTGCATTCATCTGTTAGTGAGAAAGATGAGGCACAAAGACAGGTTGAGACTCTTACAGAGGAAATCACTAGTCTTGAGTCTGATCTCAACTCAAAAACACGAGAATTTATTGCTGAACTTAAAGAGAAAGGCCAGTACATAACACAGTTAGAAGAGAGAAATAAAAACCTGGAAAGCAATCTTtctggggaaaaaatcatttccGAAAGACTTTTAGAAGAAAAGAGTGATCTTGATAAAATGATTTTGGACTTGAATGAAAATTCAGAACATCTGAGGAATTCTTTGAAACAAATAAGAGTAGAAAATTCAAATACCTTGAGTGAATTGGAATCCCTAATATCCAGAAACAATGATATGGAAAATGAACTGAATTTGAAAGTTAATGAATGTGACAATCTTGTGAAAGAAAAACAGAGCTTGTGTGAAATGATAGAGACATTAAAAACCTCTGTAAACCAATTGACATCTCAACAGGAACAGAATCTTAATCAACTCGGGGATATGTCTGAAAAATTTAGTGAAGCCAACAAACAACTTGAATGCAAGGAAACGGAGGCAGAGAAACTGAGATTAGATTATGAAAACTCTGTTGAGGAAAAGAAACAAGTAATCAGTGAATATGGAGAGCAAATTAGGACATTGTGTGAAGAACACCAGGAGAATGTGTCAGCTTTGAAAGAGGAGAATTCACAATTAAAGCAAAAAAGTGAAGAAGAATTAAAGAGTTTAGTAGTAGACATTACAGCAACAAATCATGAACTTAAGGATGCTCGGGATAGACGGATGGCCAATGAAAGAACAATAGTAGAGCTGGAGAAGCAGTGTAAGGTGGAGAGGGAAGCTAAGAGAGAAATGAAGGCTATGTTTGAGAAAACTATACAAGAACTGCAGGAGGATGTGGACTTCAGAACAAAACGTTATCAAGAGTTAGAGAATCAAACTCACAGGAAACTTGAGGAAAAAGAGTCTTACTGGCGAGCACAGCTCGCACAATTGGAAAATGAATACTCCAGGGCCTCTGAGGAGGTTAAAGAAAACTACAGCTCGGAGATGACAGAGAAGCTCCACCAGATGACTCATCAATATGAGGCCATGGTGGCTGAAAAAGAAGGCATGCTTAGTAATCAGAGGCTCATCTTTCAAGATCGCGTGTCTCATCTGGAAAATAGGGTTGCCCAGCGACAGAGGGAGGTGGAGGATGCAAGAGGAAAAGCTAAAAAATTAGAGGATCTCCTTACAGAAGAGCTGACTAGCCATAGGGAGCTGAAGTCCATTACTCGTGAACTCAAGGACAAGATCATGGATAAAGACAATGTCATCAAGGAACGAAACATAGCTATAGCACAGTTACAAATGACAGCGAGTGAGAAGGAGACAGACATTGCCAGTTCTTGTCAACAGATTTCAACGCTTCAACAAGACATTCAGTTCTTACAAGATAAAGTCCAATGTCTCTCTGAAGACATTGAAAACCAGACCCACAACACTGGGGATTTACAGAAAGAAGTGGAACTGTACAAAGAAGAGAGAGATACTGCTTTGGCTGAAGTCAACAGTTATAAACAACAG CTTGATGCAGTAGAAGCTGAAAGAGATAAATGGCAGGAAGAAAATGAAGGGTACTCTGAAAAG CTTGAAAAGTTCCAAGAAAACTTTAATTACAAATTGAAGCAAGCTGAACTTAAGGTACTTGAGACCCAAAACCAGAAGGAGAATGCTGAACTTTCTCTAAAAAATGAAATCCACAGCTGGCAGAAAAAATTATACGAGGAAGGAGAAACCAAAGAAAAG CTGGAAAATGAGTTGAAACAAGCCCTGGTGGAGAATGAGAAAGCCCAGCGAATGCTAGACAGCTATAAAGTCCACTACAGCAAAAAGAAAGAACTCATTGAGATTCAGAACCAGGAAGTGGAAGCTCATAGAAATGTGGCTCGAGATTTCCGCCAGAAGTGTGACAAGCTCACTTTAGATAACAAGGTTCTAAAG CAAAATTATGATGCAATGAAATCTGAAGCAGCTGCATACAAATCGAGACTGGATAAGGCAGAAAAAGATCTTGCCCCGATAAAGGAGGAACTTCAAGCAGAGTGTTTAAAGAACAAACTACTCA ACAATGATATCCGAAGCGTGAAGGTTCAGTTAGACCATGCTACTAGACAGCTGAGAGATCTTAACAAGAATGGTTGCAAGGTTACAGAAAATGCTGAATTGTTTTCCACGAACAAAGTTATTGATTCGATCAAAATGCAag ATCATGAAATGGGGCATGCTTTGTTTGGACAAACTGAAACCAAAATGGTTCTGAGGCCTCGAGAGGCCATTGATTCCTTGGATGATTCAATCTTTATGGAGTCCCCACACAAAAAGGAACATTTCAAAACGGTCAGCAATATAACCCTAAAGAG TGAAGTCATGGATGCCCTGTCAGAGCGAAGAATGTCACTTAGGAGTCACTCCCAGCGTTTGTCAAGCTGTGATATGAACCAGAGTTTGTACAGTACTAGTTCCACAGCCTCTACTGCCAGTGTGCCAC gTGGTGTGTTCCACTGTGAGGATGAGCCAGAGGAATTCGAATGGAATAGACTGACAGAACTACAAAGGAGAAACACCCTCTGTCCAGCCCACCTTAAAACATCTTACCCTGTAGAAACCCAGCACGTCAAGCCTCAGGAATTCACTGATGATGCACTGAGATATAGCATGATGCCTAGTGGCAAGAAACGCAAAAACGAACAGCTGAGCGATGAAGACGATACAAAATCATCCATGCATCTTCGGAGCATTAAGCAA GCAAAACATGGATCTGTCCCACAGAAATCAGCTCCTCTGACTCCTGCTAAACCAGAAACACCCTCTAGTGCAAGAAAGTCCAAAAAAACTCCGAAGAAAACACCTGGCAAACTCCGCACACCAAAACTCAGCACAAATAGAGAAAATTCATCATCCGTTAAAAAG TCGAGACTTGGCGGATTAAAATTCAGCATAGGTTTTACGCCCAAggacaaaaacaaagaaaataccAAGAGTACATCTAAGGTGGGTAATCTTGTTAAGTTATTTGAGGCACAGGGATCACAGTCATCTCAGAACGAGTCCAAATTTCCCACACCTGTTGCAAATAAATGTATCAAAACATCAACACCTGTACAAcacaaaaatgttgaaatgaaAAGCAGTAATTATGAAATACCAGCTGTACCGAAAAGCAAAGACCCTGAACTATCAACATCTGTTAAAGAGGGAGACATTAGAATTAAGACACCAACAAAACTGAAAAGCAGCAAATTTCACACACCAGTCAGATCAAAGCACAAAATACCAGCTGATCCAATGAAATTGGCTGTTACACCAGTAAAGGCATTTGGGAGCTTTATACAAAGAATATCTACTCCAAAGAGATCACACAGGGTCAAACCTATGGAATTCAATGTAAAGGAGTAA